TTTTCTTTCCCTTATATAAAGCCATTGATAATTTAAAAACCTCATCTTTTAATATTTTTTCACCATTAGATATCAATATAGGCTGCTTTTCATTTTTTTCTTTTATTTTTTTTTCTAATTCTTTTTTATTTATAAAGTTTTCTATTATCTTTAAATACTCATCATTCTTTTCTTCAATACCTTTTATTCCCATATAATTCAAAATCACATCATATCTTAGATACCTTCCATTTAATACGTCTATATTATTTAAAAATAATTCTTCACTATCGATATATAATTTTAAATTATCATATCTTTGAAAATCATTAAATTTTCTAGGAAAAAATATAAATAGATTAAATATCGTTATTAGCTTCTCTAACCTTTTTTCTAAACTATTAAATAATTTTTCTCTTAAACTTTTTTTTCTCATATTAACTTACCGCCTTTATGATTAAAATTATTTTTTACTCGATATCAATCTTTTCTAAGTTTAAGTGTTATGGCTTTCACTATCTCTTCCCTTGTCTCATCTGTATAGCTGTCAAAAAATTTATGTTTATAGTTTTCTTTTTTATCCCTGTCAGGAATTATATAGGTTACATCCCTATGCCCGAATACTCCCCATCTCAGAGGTGCCTGGGTTTTTTTATTGGGATAGATAGCCACAATACTCTTTTTCAATGATCCAGCTATATGGGTCGGCCCTGTTGATCCGCCAAAATATACATCTGCTCTATCTATCATAGCAGCCAGGTTTAGGAGATCTCCTCCATTGGCATACAGGTATCCCCTCTGATTTCCTATACCATCTAAGATCCTCTGTCCTCTGTCTTCTTCCGATATATGACACGTCAATACTACATTTATATTTTCAGCCTTATCCAGTACGGCCTTTATTAACTCTACATATTCTTCATCACTTATATTTTTGGCACTCCCACCCATAAATGGATTGATTACCAATAGTGGAGATTTTATCTCCTTTTCTGCTATGAATATTTCTACTGCTTTTTTATGTTTTTCCTCATAACAGATCTCGGTATTTAACTCAAATAAATCATCAAATTTTTTAGGATCTAATTTTTTCACCAAATCTAAATTATACTCAGCTTCATTTTTGATGGACTTGGATCTTTTCTGTAAAACGCCTTTATTGTATGTAAAAAACGATTTTATTTTTGATAATGGACCTATTTTAATGGGTGCACCGCTGGCTTTAGCCAATTGCATCACAAATTCATCGTTATACAGTGCTATAAATACATCTGCTTTAAAATATTTTATTTTTTCTATTAATTCTACCCTTCTATAATCATCTATTTTAACTACTCTATCAATATAAGGTAAATTTTTTACTATCTCATAGTTATATTTTCTTACCAAAACTGTTATTTCGGCATTGGGATACATTTTTTTTACCATAAAAAAACTGGGGATCGACAATACCAAATCCCCTATCTTATCTGTTCTGGATATTATGATCCTTTTTATATCTTTCATAAGCCACGTCCTTATTTTCACAATTTTACTAATATTTAAAATCCTTTTTTTTTGACACAGATTACACAGATAGGTTATATGAATATCAAAATCAAGTATAATTAAAACTTAATTTTAAATGCATTCTGATTTCCACAGATTTAGAACCTAATCTTTGCCACTAATCTACACTAATTGATATACGATGTGTATACGAGTATTAATTTTGTTCATATTTAATAAAAAAAATTAAATATATAAATTTCTCTATCACTTAATAAAAAAATTTAAATGTATCTAATTTTATTAGTGAAAATTAGTGTTCATTGGTGGTTAAGTTTTTTTCTTCTCCATTGTATATTCTAAATTAGAAAACCATCTGCGATTATCTTTATTTTATCCGTGTATGCACAGCATCAACGTTCTATTCTTGGGATTAATTCGCGGTCTAGTTATTAGTTGCTCTTTTTCTCCAACTCCCTTAACTTAAAATATTTGGCCATAGTATACATCCCACTAAACAACGCTATTATCAAACCTTCTACACCATCTAAAAATCCCAACCTAAATATATACATCCTTATAAATTTAAAAAATGGGTTGATTACTATATTAAAAAAACTGGATTTTTTCCCCCTTTTGAGATATTCCTCTGCCCCCAAGGTAGTATATCTGTCAAATCTGGTTATATAAGCACTCAAAGTCAGATATGTATGGTGGTATATCTTCTCTTTTATCCTTCCCTTAACCGATCCTGTTTCAAATTCTTCATGGACTAGGTTATCACTTACCTTTACAAGGCCATTTTTCCACAATCTGGTAGCATATTGATTGGACCACCCGCCATATTTCAGTTCCTTTCCAAAACATACCGAACATCTGTTTATCTCATAGACTTCATATTGATTTTTTCCGTCTATTATCGTTTTAATTCTTTCTTTTAATTCTTCACTTATTACTTCATCTGCATCAATTAGAAGGATCCATTCGCCCTTACATTTTTCTATTACAGAGTTTTTTTGAGGACCGAATCCCTTCCAATCTTCAGTGTAAACTGTAGCTCCTTTGGATTCAGCTATCTCTACAGTCTTATCCGAACTATTGCTGTCTACAATTATTATCTCGTCAGCCAGTTCCCTTACAGCTTCTAAAGTTTTTCCCAAAATTCGTTCTTCATTATATGTTATTATTCCTACCGATAACTTCATATTTATTCACTCCAATTTTTTTCATCATTCTTTAGATTATACCATATATATATTCAAATTTATATATACAAAAAAACACCCCGAAGGGTGTTAAAATTTATAGTTGGCTGGGCTGGCAGGATTCGAACCTGCGCATGACGCAGTCAAAGTGCGTTGCCTTACCGCTTGGCGACAGCCCAACAAGTTACTATATATATGGTGCCGCTTATCGGAGTCGAACCAATCACCTACTGATTACAAGTCAGTTGCTCTACCAGATGAGCTAAAGCGGCATACATATGTTTATAATTTAATGGCGGGAGTGACGAGACTCGAACTCGCGACATCCTGCGTGACAGGCAGGCACTCTAACCAACTGAGCTACACCCCCATAAATTATAAAGTTTTAAATGGTGCTCACAACTGGACTTGAACCAGTGACCCCCTGCTTGTAAGGCAGGTGCTCTCCCAACTGAGCTATGCGAGCTTATTACAATTTGGTACTCCGTAGGGGAGTTGAACCCCTCCCGCTTGAGTGAAAACCAAGAATCCTAACCGATAGACGAACGGAGCAAATTGTAATGGTGCCTTGAAATGGATTCGAACCATCGACCGCTCGGGTATGAACCGAGTGCTCTAGCCAACTGAGCTATCAAGGCATATTTTGGTGGAGATAAGCGGGGTCGAACCGCTGACCTCCGCAGTGCAAGTGCGGCGCTCTCCCAACTGAGCTATATCCCCAAAATGGTACGCCTAAGTGGACTTGAACCACCGACCTCACGCTTATCAGGCGTGCGCTCTAACCAGCTGAGCTATAGGCGTAGATGGTGGTTGGAGAAGGATTTGAACCTTCGAAGGCTGAGCCGGCAGATTTACAGTCTGCTCCCTTTGACCACTCGGGAATCCAACCACACAATGTGTGTATAAATTGTTTTAAATGGTGCCTAGGGCGGGACTTGAACCCGCACGTCCACAGAGGACACGGGATTTTAAGTCCCGTGCGTCTACCGATTCCGCCACCCAGGCATAATCATTTAGAACAATTATTTAATTTTTTTATTTCAGTATGGTACTCCGTAGGGGAGTTGAACCCCTCCCGCTTGAGTGAAAACCAAGAATCCTAACCGATAGACGAACGGAGCACACTTGAAATAAATGGTGGATCTAGCTGGAGTTGAACCAGCGACCACTCGGTTATGAGCCGAGTGCTCTAACCAACTGAGCTATAGATCCATATATGGTGAACCTGAAGGGATTTGAACCCCTGACCCACGCCTTAGAAGGGCGTTGCTCTATCCAGCTGAGCTACAGATTCATATATGGTGCGCCACACAGGGTTTGAACCTGTGACAACTCGATTAAAAGTCGAGTGCTCTACCAGCTGAGCTAGTGGCGCTTATGGAGCGGGAAACCAGGTTCGAACTGGCGACATTCAGCTTGGAAGGCTGACGCTCTACCAACTGAGCTATTCCCGCATACATATATGGTTATTCAATTGTTTTGGTGGCGGGAGCAAGATTTGAACTTACGACCTTCGGGTTATGAGCCCGACGAGCTACCAGGCTGCTCTATCCCGCGACATGGATTTGTGTTTTAAATGGTGCCTAGGGCGGGACTTGAACCCGCACGTCCACAGAGGACACGGGATTTTAAGTCCCGTGCGTCTACCGATTCCGCCACCCAGGCATAATCATTTAAAACGTTTATTCTTTTCGTCTGTGAGTTCGTTGCGTTTTTCGCTTTCCCTCGCGGACAAGAAGAAGTATACCGTGTTTACAAGTTTTCGTCAACACTTTTTTTTATTTTTTGTGAAGTTTTTTTGATTTTTTTTTTACAGAAGCTCTCAAACCCACATTTTAAACAGGTTTCATCGTTTTTTGATGCAAAAAAATTTTTATTTTTTTTTATTTCACCTATTTTTTTTTTAAATATTTTTTTATTTTTTTCATGTTTTTTTTCATTATATTCTATAAAAATTTTGTTTTTAGGGTAATTTAATTGAAAATATTCCATACTGATATCTTCTATTTTCATCTTTGGAAAAATTTTTTTCAAATTTTCTCCTAAAAGAAACATATAAACTTTTGTCTGAATATTCTCCTCCACAACTCCTACGTTATATGGATTTTTATTTGTTTTAAAATCCACGATCTTTATTTTGTTGTCTTCTATAATAAGTAAATCGTATTTTGCCATAAGCTTAATTTCATCTTTATCCTGCCTTATCTCAAATTCACTCCTGCAATCTATATCTTCGGGATATTTTTCTTCCAATACAGCCATCCACTCCAAAAGCTGTTCATCTTCTATATAGAAGAAATCTTTCATCCCATTAAAATACCTTTCAGCCAGGATATGAAAATTCGTCCCCCTCTCCACACTCTTCTTCAATTCAGGATCTATTCCCTTTCCCGATATACCGTCTATATAGATATATTCAAACATCTTTGGACATCGTTCAAATATACCCAATGAATTTTGACTGTAATAAAAATTTTCTTTCATATGTTTCAACTCCCTTCTTTTCCAAAATTCCCTTGCGCTAGGGGTAATTCATGAATTACCCCTAACTTCAAGAATTGACCCTGCTCTTTACAAACTTTTCTATCTCCCCTAAATAATATACTCCATTTTCTGCATTCCCGCTGATCATGAGATATTCCCTGGCTCTGGTTATCCCCACATAGAGCAGCCTTGTATTTTCTGCTATCTTCTCCAGTTTATTGTTTACTACCCCGATCTCTGTATTTCTATCCACAAACTCCCTCACGAACTCTTTTTCTGTAAAAATTTGAGGATATTCATATTCTTTCTTCAGATAATAACATTGACCATAGTTAGTTTCGTTCAGGTGTACAGGAAAAGTTCTATTGTCCACTCCTGCCAAATAAACAAAATCCCATTCCATCCCCTTACTCCTGTGGTAGCTGGACAGGGTCACCTTAAATTTTTCCTTATTTTCTAAAACCCCTTCCTCTTCCACGGCCTTGGCCATATAACTGAATTCACTATTCTTTGCTTTCTTTAAATTAGAAGCCAGATCCAGTAAACTCCATTTAGGGTTATATTTCAATATTTTTTTCAGGTCATAGGATATTTTTTCTATCAACAGCCTTTTTTCATCATGAATTTCAAATATTTCTCCTATAAAGACTATCACCTTTTCCAGGGAACTCTGGTTTAAGTCCAATACAGCCCGGATTTTTTTTAAAATAGCTTTATATTTTTTCAATGAAAATTTATCCAATCTTGGATTTCCCTCTCCATAAAGAACATCTTCTAAAAGATTGGATCTTATAAATTTTGAGATTATTTCCCTGACCTCCCTTTCGTCATCCACAAAAAAATTATCTTCCAGGAGTTTAACCAGTCTTTTATTTTCAAAGGGCCGGGCCAGATATTCTAAAAAATCTCCTAAAAAATTCATGAGTTCCAGCAGACTCTCAGGAATATCGCTGAGGATCTGAAAATCTATCTTTTTTCTCCTAAATATCCTGGCTATCTCATCGATCCTATAATTAGTAGGTAGGAGAATTCCTACACTTTTCTCGGGATATTTTTTAATAAATCCTTCTATCCCTCTTATCAGCCTGTCTTTTTCCTCTTCCCAGCCCAAAACTTTTATAGTTTTCACCCCATATCCATCTATCTTTGGATTAGAAGGTATCTCACCCTCCAATACAGGTTTTATAAACTGTGGCTGCAGAGCTGTCCTAACCTTTTCAAGGGGATGTCTCATGGTTACAATTTCTACCAGATAATTAGCTACCTCTATTATGCCCCTTGTACTTCTGCCGGCAGTAAACATCTCCACCTTTGGATTAGATCTTATAAATTTTTTAAAGATCTCTGGGGAACTGGAAGTAAATGTCCCCAATATACTCTGGTTAGGATCTCCTACTTTGACCAGATTTCCGTTAAATATCAGATTTATTATCTTATTTTGGAGGGTGTTGCTGTCCTGAGCTTCATCTTCGAATATATATCTATATTTCAATTTAAGTTCTTCCGTCAGGACAGGGGTTTGTTTCAATAATTTATATGTATAAAATAAGATATCATCATAATCCAAGAGTCCGTCTTTTTTACACTCCAGGTCGTATCTGTAAAACAGCTCTCCCACGACCCTCAACAAGCTGTCTTTTCTATATTTTTTACTGCGGCTATACAGTCTTTTAGCAGTCATCCCTTTATTTTTCATCACACCGATCATCTTCAAGGTTAAGTTGACCAGTTCCTTGTCCCACCTGACCTGTATCCCAGTCCCACCATATTTGGCATCTAAAAATGAATCCAAATCTCCAGGTTTTTCCCTCCTATAATTCATCACAACCAGACTCATCAAATAATATTTATTGGCATCTGTCATAGTCTGGAACCCCTCTGTAATGCCCACACTATCCCCATGCTCCCTCAGAAGATCCGATCCTAGCTTATGGATGGTTTTTATTTGAAACTTCCTGTACAGTTCATATTCGTCTCTTTTTTGCAGCAATTCCATTATTCTATGTTTAAAATTATTTACAGATGAATTCATATAGGTCAGGATCAAAATTTCCTCTTCCCCTTCCAATTCTTTTACTAATTTAGCAGCTAACCTGCTGAGGATAAAAGTCTTCCCCCCTCCGGGAACTGCCGGGATAGCCATTTTCCCTCCAGTGTAGTTCATTATCAGCTCCTGTTCCCGTCTATATCTAATCTCTTCCATAAACTCCTCCTGCCTGCTTTCTTTTTTTTATTATATATTTTTTTTATTCCAACTCCTAATTTTTAATTTCCACCTTCCAAAAACGACTCCCTTTTAACCATCAAAAAGTTAAATTTTACGCTTGAATTTTAATC
This is a stretch of genomic DNA from Psychrilyobacter piezotolerans. It encodes these proteins:
- a CDS encoding PD-(D/E)XK nuclease family protein; this translates as MKENFYYSQNSLGIFERCPKMFEYIYIDGISGKGIDPELKKSVERGTNFHILAERYFNGMKDFFYIEDEQLLEWMAVLEEKYPEDIDCRSEFEIRQDKDEIKLMAKYDLLIIEDNKIKIVDFKTNKNPYNVGVVEENIQTKVYMFLLGENLKKIFPKMKIEDISMEYFQLNYPKNKIFIEYNEKKHEKNKKIFKKKIGEIKKNKNFFASKNDETCLKCGFESFCKKKIKKTSQKIKKSVDENL
- a CDS encoding glycosyltransferase family 2 protein, which encodes MKLSVGIITYNEERILGKTLEAVRELADEIIIVDSNSSDKTVEIAESKGATVYTEDWKGFGPQKNSVIEKCKGEWILLIDADEVISEELKERIKTIIDGKNQYEVYEINRCSVCFGKELKYGGWSNQYATRLWKNGLVKVSDNLVHEEFETGSVKGRIKEKIYHHTYLTLSAYITRFDRYTTLGAEEYLKRGKKSSFFNIVINPFFKFIRMYIFRLGFLDGVEGLIIALFSGMYTMAKYFKLRELEKKSN
- a CDS encoding UvrD-helicase domain-containing protein, with the protein product MEEIRYRREQELIMNYTGGKMAIPAVPGGGKTFILSRLAAKLVKELEGEEEILILTYMNSSVNNFKHRIMELLQKRDEYELYRKFQIKTIHKLGSDLLREHGDSVGITEGFQTMTDANKYYLMSLVVMNYRREKPGDLDSFLDAKYGGTGIQVRWDKELVNLTLKMIGVMKNKGMTAKRLYSRSKKYRKDSLLRVVGELFYRYDLECKKDGLLDYDDILFYTYKLLKQTPVLTEELKLKYRYIFEDEAQDSNTLQNKIINLIFNGNLVKVGDPNQSILGTFTSSSPEIFKKFIRSNPKVEMFTAGRSTRGIIEVANYLVEIVTMRHPLEKVRTALQPQFIKPVLEGEIPSNPKIDGYGVKTIKVLGWEEEKDRLIRGIEGFIKKYPEKSVGILLPTNYRIDEIARIFRRKKIDFQILSDIPESLLELMNFLGDFLEYLARPFENKRLVKLLEDNFFVDDEREVREIISKFIRSNLLEDVLYGEGNPRLDKFSLKKYKAILKKIRAVLDLNQSSLEKVIVFIGEIFEIHDEKRLLIEKISYDLKKILKYNPKWSLLDLASNLKKAKNSEFSYMAKAVEEEGVLENKEKFKVTLSSYHRSKGMEWDFVYLAGVDNRTFPVHLNETNYGQCYYLKKEYEYPQIFTEKEFVREFVDRNTEIGVVNNKLEKIAENTRLLYVGITRAREYLMISGNAENGVYYLGEIEKFVKSRVNS
- a CDS encoding glycosyltransferase family 9 protein, coding for MKDIKRIIISRTDKIGDLVLSIPSFFMVKKMYPNAEITVLVRKYNYEIVKNLPYIDRVVKIDDYRRVELIEKIKYFKADVFIALYNDEFVMQLAKASGAPIKIGPLSKIKSFFTYNKGVLQKRSKSIKNEAEYNLDLVKKLDPKKFDDLFELNTEICYEEKHKKAVEIFIAEKEIKSPLLVINPFMGGSAKNISDEEYVELIKAVLDKAENINVVLTCHISEEDRGQRILDGIGNQRGYLYANGGDLLNLAAMIDRADVYFGGSTGPTHIAGSLKKSIVAIYPNKKTQAPLRWGVFGHRDVTYIIPDRDKKENYKHKFFDSYTDETREEIVKAITLKLRKD